The Nocardia sp. BMG51109 nucleotide sequence CGATCAGTCCCTTGGCCACGGCCGTGACGGTTCCGGCGAACTCGGTGGCGGTGACATCGGTCCAGCCGCCCTTGCCGTCGGGGCGATTGAAGACCACCAGTCCGGGCGTGCGCTCGGCATGCCGGAAGGCCCCGTCGGACATGTTGGCGTCCTCGGGAATGGTGTAGGTCGCCGGGACTTCGAACTCTCGCATCGGTGCCCTTCCACGTGGTTTACTCACCGGTAATTTACGCCACCCGGATCGGTCGTGCCCGCCCGACCGCCCGGTTGACTCCCGGACGCCGCGGCCCGCGCCGCGAAGCGCCCGACCTCTATCCTATGGACCGCGTTTGTCCTGCTTGCAGCGATTCGCCGAGGAACGCGGCCAGTTCGCGCGTCGCCGCCGCGGCGGGTTCGACGAGCGATGCCTGCAGCTGCGCGACATGCCACAGCCCGCGGGTCACGCTGAACTGCGTGCTCACCCCGGCGTCCCGCAGGATCGCGACGAGGCGCAGGCACTGCTCGTGCAGCAGTTCGCCCGCATCGACCTGCACGTAGGTCGGCGGGAGGCCCCGCAGATCGGCCAGGAGCGGCGCGTAGCCGGTGTCCAGGGCGTCGCCGTCGCCGAGATACGCCGCCGCGCAGGCGCGCGACCACGGCTTGTTGATCACCAGATCCCGCTCGCGGTCGGGGACCTGGTTCGGATCGGCCCACGGCGCGATCAGACCCAGTGCGGCGGGCCGGATTCCGTGCCTGTCGCGCAGCCGCAGCGCGAGCGCCAGCGACAGGCCCCCGCCGGCCGAATCACCGGATATCGCAATATCTTCCGGCCGCGATCCGGCCGAGGCCAGCTCCAGGAAGGCGGCCTCGGCGTCGTCCAGCGCCGCCGGGAAGGGGTGTTCCGGGGCCAGCCGGTAGTCGAGCACGTGCACCGGGCGGCCGGTGTCGCGGGCCAGATGTGCGGCCAGCGAGCGGTGCGTGGTGGGCGAGCAGACGGTGTAGCCGCCGCCGTGCAGATAGAGCACGACGCCCGGCATCCGATCCGCCGCGCCGCCGACGGTGATGCGCTCGGCCGGGCGGCCACCGAGCCGCTGCCGGTCCACCCGGGTGCCCGCCGGCAGCGTCTGCAGCACCGATCCGGCATCGAGCAGGGCCCGTTGAGCCCGCCACGGCAACCGATGGTGCATCGCGTATCGGAAGACGGGATGCAGGACCGCCCGCGCCA carries:
- a CDS encoding alpha/beta hydrolase; translation: MPAVSLPPPVARAVLHPVFRYAMHHRLPWRAQRALLDAGSVLQTLPAGTRVDRQRLGGRPAERITVGGAADRMPGVVLYLHGGGYTVCSPTTHRSLAAHLARDTGRPVHVLDYRLAPEHPFPAALDDAEAAFLELASAGSRPEDIAISGDSAGGGLSLALALRLRDRHGIRPAALGLIAPWADPNQVPDRERDLVINKPWSRACAAAYLGDGDALDTGYAPLLADLRGLPPTYVQVDAGELLHEQCLRLVAILRDAGVSTQFSVTRGLWHVAQLQASLVEPAAAATRELAAFLGESLQAGQTRSIG